The following proteins come from a genomic window of Panicum hallii strain FIL2 chromosome 8, PHallii_v3.1, whole genome shotgun sequence:
- the LOC112902651 gene encoding target of rapamycin complex subunit wat1-like, with protein MAQPSVILATASYDHTIRFWEAKSGRCYRTIQYPDSQVNRLEITPDKRFLAAAGNPHIRLFDVNSNSPQPVISYDSHTSNVMAVGFHCDGNWMYSGSEDGTVRIWDLRTGTCQREYESRAAVNTVVLHPNQKELISGDQNGNIRVWDLAANSCSCELVPEVDTAVRSLTVMWDGSMVVAANNRGTCYVWHLLKGTQTITCFEPLHKLQAHDGYILKCLLSPEFCDPNRYLATASSDNTVKIWNVDGFKLERTLVGHQRWVWDCVFSVDGAYLITASSDTTARLWTMSTGEAIRVYQGHHKATVCCALHDGAESAPS; from the exons ATGGCTCAACCTTCTGTCATTCTTGCAACTGCAAGCTATGATCACACAATCAGATTTTGGGAAGCCAAGAGTGGTCGCTGTTATCGTACAATTCAATACCCTGACTCC CAAGTTAATCGTCTTGAGATAACCCCAGACAAGAGATTCTTAGCTGCTGCTGGCAATCCTCATATCCGCCTTTTTGACGTCAACTCAAATAGCCCTCAACCG GTAATCAGCTATGATTCACATACTAGTAATGTGATGGCTGTGGGATTCCATTGTGATGGTAACTGGATGTACTCTGGCTCTGAGGATGGTACTGTGAGAATCTGGGATTTACG AACTGGCACCTGTCAGCGAGAATATGAGAGCCGTGCAGCCGTCAACACTGTAGTCCTACACCCAAATCAG AAAGAACTGATATCTGGTGATCAGAATGGAAACATACGTGTGTGGGATTTAGCGGCTAACTCTTGCAGCTGTGAACTG GTACCAGAGGTTGATACTGCTGTAAGATCTCTGACAGTTATGTGGGATGGGAGTATGGTGGTTGCTGCAAATAACCGTGGGACATGTTACGTTTGGCACCTGCTTAAGGGTACTCAG ACAATTACCTGTTTTGAACCTCTACACAAACTGCAAGCCCATGATGGCTACATTCTCAAATGCCTGCTTTCACCAGAATTTTGCGACCCTAACAG GTATCTTGCCACAGCATCATCTGACAACACTGTAAAGATTTGGAATGTTGATGGCTTCAAGTTGGAAAGAACTCTAGTCG GCCATCAACGCTGGGTTTGGGACTGCGTGTTCTCCGTCGACGGCGCTTATCTGATAACTG CTTCTTCTGACACCACAGCGAGGCTGTGGACGATGTCGACCGGAGAGGCCATCCGGGTGTACCAGGGCCACCACAAGGCCACCGTGTGCTGC